In the genome of Candidatus Polarisedimenticolia bacterium, one region contains:
- the frr gene encoding ribosome recycling factor, producing the protein MVKDIHAAAEKKMKHSVEVTRKDLATIRTGRASLAILDGIHVDYYGTATPLNQVATLAVPDPTLITIQPWEPALTKEIEKAILQSELGLTPANDGKVVRLPIPPLTEERRKQLAKKVHHVGEEGKTVVRQHRREANDSLKALLKDHKISEDDEKRALEEIQELTDRSVKQIDDLVQNKEKEILSV; encoded by the coding sequence ATGGTCAAGGATATCCACGCCGCCGCCGAAAAGAAGATGAAGCACTCGGTCGAGGTGACCCGAAAGGATCTGGCCACGATTCGGACGGGTCGCGCCAGCCTCGCAATCCTGGACGGCATCCACGTCGACTATTACGGAACCGCGACGCCTCTGAACCAGGTCGCCACGCTGGCGGTGCCGGATCCGACGCTCATCACCATCCAGCCCTGGGAGCCGGCCCTCACCAAGGAGATCGAGAAGGCGATCCTGCAGTCCGAGCTGGGGCTCACGCCCGCCAACGACGGCAAAGTGGTTCGCCTGCCCATCCCTCCGCTGACCGAGGAGCGGCGCAAGCAGCTCGCGAAGAAAGTGCACCACGTCGGAGAAGAGGGAAAGACGGTCGTCCGTCAGCATCGCCGGGAGGCCAACGACAGCCTCAAGGCGCTGCTCAAGGACCATAAGATTTCCGAGGACGATGAGAAGCGCGCCCTCGAGGAGATTCAGGAGCTCACCGATCGATCGGTGAAGCAGATCGACGATCTGGTCCAGAACAAGGAGAAGGAAATCCTCTCCGTGTAA
- the pyrH gene encoding UMP kinase: MSSPATPRYRRVLLKLSGESLMGDQGFGIDSQVVARLSEEIREIHELGVQVACVIGGGNIFRGLSASESSGIDRVTGDHMGMLATLINALALQDRLEQIGVHTRVLSAIEVREVAEPYLRRRAVRHLEKGRVIIIAAGTGNPFFTTDTAAALRAMEVKAEVILKATRVDGVYSSDPEKFPEAERFEEITYIQVLEKGLQVMDSTAISLCMDNRVPIIVFNSGVRGNIRRVILGEKIGSLVRG; this comes from the coding sequence ATGTCCTCCCCAGCCACACCGCGGTACCGCAGGGTCCTGCTCAAGCTCAGCGGCGAGTCCCTCATGGGCGATCAGGGCTTCGGGATCGACTCCCAGGTGGTGGCGCGTCTCTCCGAGGAGATCCGCGAGATCCACGAGCTGGGGGTGCAGGTCGCCTGCGTCATCGGCGGCGGGAACATCTTTCGCGGGCTGTCGGCCAGCGAGAGCTCCGGCATCGATCGGGTGACCGGCGATCACATGGGCATGCTCGCCACGCTGATCAACGCGCTGGCGCTGCAGGACCGGCTCGAGCAGATCGGCGTGCACACGCGCGTCCTGTCCGCCATCGAGGTACGCGAGGTCGCGGAGCCCTACCTGCGGCGGCGCGCCGTGCGGCACCTCGAGAAGGGCCGCGTCATCATCATCGCCGCGGGTACCGGCAACCCCTTCTTCACGACCGACACCGCCGCGGCGCTGCGCGCCATGGAGGTCAAGGCCGAAGTCATCCTGAAGGCGACGCGGGTGGATGGCGTCTACAGCTCCGACCCGGAGAAGTTTCCCGAGGCCGAGCGCTTCGAGGAGATCACCTACATCCAGGTCCTCGAAAAAGGACTCCAGGTGATGGATTCCACGGCGATTTCCCTCTGCATGGACAACCGCGTCCCCATCATCGTCTTCAACTCCGGCGTGCGGGGAAACATCCGCCGGGTGATCCTCGGCGAGAAGATCGGGTCGCTGGTTAGGGGCTGA
- a CDS encoding translation elongation factor Ts, which translates to MEITAEMVRSLRERSGAGIMECKTALSESKGDAEQAFQILRKRGLAGAAKRSGRATSEGTVASYIHPGGRVGVLLEVNCETDFVARTAEFQEMVRNLAMHIAASQPRFVAREEVPETTVGKEREIYMAQARASGKPEAALAKIVDGKVGKYYQDFCLMEQPYVRDPNQTVKDYVTAVMAKTGENIRVRRFARFALGETLAAESAAPAAGGEA; encoded by the coding sequence ATGGAAATCACCGCGGAAATGGTCAGGAGCCTGCGCGAGCGCAGCGGCGCAGGCATTATGGAATGTAAGACGGCGCTGTCGGAATCGAAGGGGGACGCCGAGCAGGCCTTCCAGATTCTCAGGAAACGCGGGCTGGCGGGGGCCGCGAAGCGCTCCGGCCGCGCCACCTCCGAGGGGACCGTGGCCTCCTACATCCACCCCGGGGGCCGCGTCGGCGTGCTCCTGGAAGTGAACTGCGAGACCGACTTCGTGGCGCGCACCGCCGAGTTCCAGGAGATGGTGCGCAACCTGGCGATGCACATCGCCGCCTCCCAGCCGCGCTTCGTCGCTCGTGAGGAAGTTCCCGAGACGACCGTCGGCAAGGAGCGCGAGATTTACATGGCGCAGGCGCGCGCCTCGGGGAAGCCGGAGGCCGCCCTCGCGAAGATCGTCGACGGCAAGGTGGGGAAGTACTATCAGGATTTCTGCCTGATGGAACAACCCTATGTTCGGGATCCCAATCAGACCGTGAAGGACTACGTGACGGCCGTCATGGCCAAGACCGGCGAGAACATCCGGGTCCGGCGCTTCGCCCGCTTCGCCCTGGGCGAGACCCTGGCGGCGGAATCGGCGGCCCCGGCTGCCGGCGGCGAGGCCTGA
- the rpsB gene encoding 30S ribosomal protein S2, with translation MISVSMKELLEAGVHFGHQTKRWNPKMKEYIFGKRNGIYIINLQKTLRQFQQAVDFAVRLGTEGKQVLFVGTKRQAQDAIAEESTRCGMHHVNQRWLGGILTNFKTIKRRIDRLRKLEELTATGEAVGYTKKEFAQLLREKTKLARVLTGIKALDRVPDALFVVDPKKEQIAVSEARKLGIPVIAIVDTNCDPDEIDFAIPGNDDAIRAIRLFTSRVADALLEGGTMRVKVEPSGEGATSGPLSHDDAEKLAREMLQAADATEAPSEAGPRRARRKTAAAVDATDEARSATAGVVTASDRGPSSE, from the coding sequence TTGATTTCCGTCTCGATGAAGGAGCTTCTGGAGGCGGGTGTCCATTTCGGGCACCAGACCAAGCGATGGAACCCGAAGATGAAGGAATACATCTTCGGGAAGCGGAACGGCATCTACATCATCAACCTCCAGAAGACCCTGAGACAGTTCCAGCAGGCGGTGGACTTCGCCGTCCGCCTGGGGACCGAGGGGAAACAGGTTTTGTTCGTGGGGACGAAGCGGCAGGCGCAGGACGCCATCGCCGAGGAATCGACGCGCTGCGGCATGCACCACGTGAACCAGCGCTGGCTGGGAGGCATCCTCACGAACTTCAAGACCATCAAGCGGCGCATCGACCGGCTGCGCAAGCTGGAGGAGCTCACCGCCACGGGGGAGGCGGTCGGCTACACCAAGAAGGAATTCGCGCAGCTGCTGAGGGAGAAGACGAAGCTGGCGCGGGTCCTGACCGGGATCAAGGCGCTGGACCGGGTCCCGGACGCCCTGTTCGTGGTCGACCCCAAGAAGGAGCAGATCGCGGTCTCCGAGGCCCGCAAGCTGGGCATCCCGGTCATCGCCATCGTGGACACCAACTGCGATCCGGACGAGATCGACTTCGCCATCCCGGGAAACGACGACGCCATCCGGGCGATCCGGCTGTTCACCTCGCGGGTGGCGGATGCGCTTTTGGAAGGCGGAACGATGCGCGTCAAGGTCGAGCCATCGGGAGAGGGAGCGACCTCCGGCCCGCTGAGCCACGACGACGCCGAGAAGCTGGCGCGGGAGATGCTCCAGGCCGCGGATGCCACGGAGGCACCTTCCGAGGCGGGGCCGAGGAGGGCACGCCGCAAGACCGCCGCCGCGGTGGACGCCACCGACGAGGCGCGCAGCGCCACGGCGGGAGTGGTCACGGCCTCCGACCGCGGGCCGTCGTCCGAATAG